Part of the Eshraghiella crossota genome is shown below.
CTGAGTGCACTCAGCACAGTGTAATTAATGCCATCAACAGCCTTACAACTGCACTTGGAATTAGGACATTTAAGAAATACTTTCCTGTAATTCTTACCGACAATGGATCTGAGTTCAAGAATCCATGGGACATCGAAAAGACTGAATCAGGCATACACAGAACCTATGTATTCTATTGTGATCCCTACGTTTCCAATCAAAAAGGACGCTTGGAAAAGAACCACGAATACATACGTTATGTTATCCCCAAAGGTCGCAGCATGTATCGGTACACGCAGGATGACATTAATCTTATGTCCAGCCATATCAACTCTACTGCGAGGGATAGTCTGAATGGTGCTACCCCATTTGATTTGGCAGATTTACTTCTTGATAAAAAAATACCGGCTTTAGCAGGACAATTTAAAGTCTCCCCAGACGAAGTCATGCTAAAACCGGCACTAATTGAAATGTCTGTTAAAGAAAGAGAGGCCAACCATGAATAATACACATCCTATTCCTTATGAAATACTTCTCGAAAGATACATGGAATCTCAACGAGAAACAGAATACTTGGAATATAAGATATCAGCACTTAATAACGAAATCGATGCTTGGCAAAAAGCATACGAAGACTATGCTGGTATCTTAAGCGAACACGGCTTAATATAAGCCCTCTAAACCATTAACAACGAGCAGACAGATAACCCATCTGGCAACAACAAACTGCCAAATCTAACTATAAATTTATAGTCAGGCGGGTGGAATTTATTTTTTCTCAAACTGCTCCAGTCGTCTGTTTGCAATGCAAACAAACAGACTTCACAGCATGAATTATAGCACTTTTCAGGGTACTTTTGTATAGGGTAGATTTGAAAAAGTTGCTCAAAATCGAAAATACGAGGTTAAAATGCATCTAATTGGAATTTACTTTTTCATTTGACCCTTATTAAATTTTTTGCATATAAAGAGGGAGTGTTAAAAAAAGAAAAGCAGCTTAAAGCTATATGGGGATATCTTTCACCAAGGACTGAATATCTGAAAGACATTCCTAAAAATATTTTTGATAAAGATATTTCTGCAATATCTTATACTGAAGAATTTGATAAAAATCCAAAGGATACATTAAAGCATATTATTGATAAGCTGAACTCCGAATTGAATTCCATATTACATGAGTATGATTTTAATTAAGCTCGCCCCGGATTTTGACAAATCAACATTAAATCCGAACTTAGATGAGTATAAAATATGGTTTGATGAAATGGCTGAGCAATTATATAATTCAAAGCTTGAAGTTGAGAAAAAAAACCTAGAAAAAGGGAATACTCCAAATCCGGAAATCAAAGAGATGGATGAACACTTTACTGCAATGACAGGACTTGAAATGGATAGCAATAGAGGTTTTAAATTTGTATTAACTGAAGACGGCAATTACGATATTGAAAAAACTCCTTTACACGGATATGATTCAGTATATCAGTATACAAGTTTATCAAATGTTAGGTATTTACTTCAATCGCTTTTCTTAATTTCTGCTGAGCCGGATTCAAAGAAAATTCCTGAGAAATAATATACAAATCGCAATCAGCTTCAGCCATTGCAAAACCTGATTTTTTTAGCAACCATATACTTATTTATCTTGGATAATATTTGTCTTCTTAACCTTTTTAATGGTTCCGTCAGGATACTTAATTGACATATTATCAAGGTGTGCTCCGATTCCTGCCTTAATGCTGTTAATATAATCCCATCTTAATCTACCTTGTTCTTCTTTTTCTTCTTCAGTAAGCCCTGTTTCTTTGGATTTATGATATAATTCATTAATTCTTGCTATTTTTTCTTCCATTGTCATAGTAATAATCTCCAATCTTCCTTGTGATAGGTATTTTACCACATTCGTGAATTAACATACAGTATTTTATTTAATTTTTACTAAAATATAGGGAGAAATATACAAATGTGACGCAACCCTGAACGTTCCTCCAGAAATGGTGTTTCATTCAACTGAAACAATAAAAGCAACTATTGTTTATTTCAAGACAGGAAGTCATATAATATCAAGATGGATGTAAAACAATGAAACTAAAACGGTTCTATAAAAAAAAGTGAATATTGTTACTAAAGAAGGAATTGCATTTAGCGGTGTTGTTACTGAATACTTTTATCATGAAGAAAATGAATCAGGAAAGGAAAGTATAGTAATAGATTCTTCAAGTGGTAATCCTGTCGAGTTCTATGAGGAAGATATAAAAATAATTTACAATCAAGATATAATTTGATGTATGAAGATGCTAATAGTATAGCTGAAAAAAATAAAGTGATATATGTGAGAACTGTGACTGTCACGCATATAGTAAAGCAGAGAAAATGATAGTTACCGAAGAACAAAAAAAAGAGATAAAAAAATACGGTGTGGATATTGATGAACTCATAAAAGCCGGGGATGTTAATGAAGTTTTGTTTGCAATAGATGATGTTATTCTTGATCTAATGGATGAAGATGGAGAACTGGATAAAGAAGGCGTTAAGCTTCAGTTAATATACGACCAGATATATAATGCTAATTAAGTGCCGTAAATAACATGATAGTATTAAAAGAGACTCTAATGAGAATCATTCACTCAAAGAGCCTCTTTTATTTGTTCATTTTAAAAGTTTTCGATATTCAGATGGTGAACAGCCTTTTTGTTTATGAAACAGTCGGCTAAAATACAGTGGGTTATCATAACCGACAATGCGTGCAATTTCATTTACGGCGTAATTTGTGGTTTCCAATAACATCTGGGAATTAGTGATTCGGATGGAGGTGATGAACTGCATAGGTGTTGTACCGGTAAATTTTTTGAAATTCCGAATAAACCAACTGACACTCATTCCTCTGGAAATAGCATATTCTTCGATGTTGATATCACGGTTATAGTTTTCGTCAAAATAGGACGCTGCAGTGTCCATTTCATGATCGAGGTATTCGTTTTTTAGTACATGTTTACGAGTAAGCTCCCGGTGAAAAATGATCAGTAAATGGCGTAGCAGTAGTGTCAGCATTTCTTCGTAATCATCCTGACATCTTTGCAATTCTAAAATAATGCGTTTAAAAATACGTTCGTATTCCAGAGATGTTCCAATATGGAAGATATGCTGGTCATTCGGGAAACCATAATTTCTTAAAATGTTATTTACATCACTTCCGGTAAAATGCACCCAGTAAACTTCTGTTTTATCAATGCCATAGTATTCATATTTCTGGAATTCCTTGGGGCGGTAAAGTACTATGTTTCCTGCTGTAACGATAGTATCGTCATCTGCGTTGTCAAAATGAAAATGAGCTCGTCCGGCTGCTATATAGATGATTTGAAAGTCAAGTCTTCCTTTGGGACGATAAGTTGGAAGCTTTGGGTGTGAGGATAGGCGATAGGTGCCACAGCTTCCTACAATAAGTGGTCGGCTTTTGTCTTTGAAGTCGATAAGGGAGTGGTTGTGATAACCGGAATTTATATACATTTTGAGTCCTCCTTTGGAAAGTGAAATGTCTGACTGTTAACAGTCAATGGTAAACCGGAGTTATGAAGCGAATGCCACCTCAAAATCCACGGTTTTTCGGTGAGAGCTACGCGCATATAGTTTGAGCTCTTCCTAAATATCTGACTACAAGTAGTCAATATTTGAGAAGAACTAAAACGGTGTTTACTTTAGTGTATCATTTTGTGCATATTCTGTCCATTTCTGTTTATAGACATTTTCTTTGTAAAAATGTATGATGGTTTTAAGGTAATACAAAGACGGAAGATAATGAGACACAGAAGGTGTTTTTATTGATTGCCTAATGCGGTGAATAAAAAAATATATATTAAAGGAGGATTACACAATGCTCGTACCACGCTTTTATGAAGATTTGAATGTTTTGCATGACAAGACAATGCCAGCGAGGACATATTACATTCCGGCATCAGTTCGTATGAATGATTTAGTGGAGCATCGGGAAAGATCGGATCGCTTTCTGCTGTTAAACGGAGAGTGGAAGTTTCAGTATTATAACAGCATTTATGACGTAACGGAATCATTTTATGAGAAAGGTTATGATGTTTCCGGGTTTGATCAGGTAACTGTTCCGGGTGTATGGCAGATGGATGGTTATGACACGCATCAGTACACGAATATTCGTTACCCATTTCCATTCGATCCACCATATGTGCCACAGGATATTCCATGTGGAGCATATGTTCATAACTTTGAATATCACAGAGAAAAAAAGGCATCAAAAGCATTTCTGAATTTTGAAGGTGTCGATAGCTGCTTTTATGTATGGGTAAATGGTGCTTATGCCGGATACAGTCAGGTGCCTCACGCTACCAGTGAATTTGATGTTACAGACTTGTTGAATGAAGGGGAAAATACATTAGCGGTTCTGGTGCTCAAATGGTGTGATGGATCGTATTTGGAGGATCAGGATAAGTTTCGGATGAGTGGCATTTTCAGAGATGTTTATTTGCTGAAAAGACCAGAAAAGACAATCAGAGATTATTACATTACGACAGATGTAGAAAAAGACAGCGTTGTTGTGAAATTGGATATGCATTTTGCAGAACCGGTGGAAACGAAAGTTACTATAGAAGATAAATATGGAGCAGTCGTAGCAAGAGGAGAAACAGCAGAGAATGGTGTGTTAGAACTGACCGTGTTAAATCCGGTTTTATGGAATGCGGAGAATCCTTATTTGTATCAGGTTATTTTGACAATGCCGGATGAAGTGATCGTTGATCAAATTGGTTTCCGTACGATTGAAATTAAGGACAAGGTTGTTTATTTTAACGGAGAAAAGATTAAATTCCGTGGAGTCAACCGCCATGATTCTGATCCGGAGACAGGATTTGTGATTAATGTCCAGCAGATCAAAAAGGATTTAATTTTGATGAAGCAGCATAACTTTAACGCTATTCGTTCCAGTCATTATCCAAATGCACCATATTTTTATCAGATGTGCGATAAATATGGATTTATGGTGATTGACGAGGCGGATATTGAGGCACATGGACCATTTATGCTGTACCGGAAGGATGATACAGACCGGAACCGTTTTTACCATTGGAATGAAAAGATTGCAGATGATCCGGCATGGGAAAAGGCAATTGTGGACCGTGTCCAGCTTATGGTACAGAGAGATAAAAACCGTCCAAGCATTGTAATGTGGTCTATGGGAAATGAAAGCGCGTATGGATGTAATTTTGAAAAGGCGCTTGCATGGACAAAGAAGTTTGATCCGGACAGGATCACGCAGTACGAAAGTGCAAGATACCGTAATTATGATATTACCTATGATTATGACAATTTGGATCTTTACAGCCGGATGTATCCGCCACTGCAGGAGATAGAGGATTATCTGAAAAATGACGGAAGCAAACCGTTTCTGCTGGTAGAATACTGCCATAGTATGGGAAACGGACCGGGAGATTTTGAAGATTATTTTCAGATGATTCATAAGGATGACCGGATGTGTGGCGGGTTTGTCTGGGAATGGTGTGATCATGCGATCGCACATGGAACGGCAGAAAATGGAAAGACCAGATATTATTATGGAGGGGATCATGGAGAAACCATTCATGATGGCAATTTCTGTGTGGACGGGTTGGTCTATCCGGATCGTACACCGCATACGGGACTGCTGGAATATAAAAATGTCTATCGTCCGGTGAGAATCGTGTCTTATGACCAAGAAAACGGACAGATGGTTCTTCATAATTATATGGATTTTGATGATTTGAAGGATTATGTGGATATTTTCTATGAAATGACACAGGATGGTTTGACTGTGGAAAAAGGAAAACTGGCAAATGTTGTTGCATCACCCCATAGCGATGCGAAAGTGGAGTTTAAGCTGCAGGTTCCAAATACCGGTAAGATTTATCTGAAGCTTATTTACCGGTTGAAAAAGGAAATGCCATTGCTTGAACATGGGTATGAATTAGGTTTTGATGAAATTAAGCTTGCAAATGAGGATGATAGAAACAGACAGGCTGTAAAGTGGCTGGAGCAGGAAAAAGTAATCGGAACCATTGCTGTTAAGGAAAATGATAAGCAGATCGTATTACAGGCAAAGGATTTTACTTATGTTTTAGATAAGCGTACCGGATTGTTTGAGAACATGCAGTTTGCCGGAAGAAGTTATATTAACCATCCAATGGAATTGAATATTTGGCGGGCTCCGACGGATAACGATATGTATATAAAACTGGAATGGAAAAAGGCACATTATGATGCTGCCTATACCAGAGCATACCGTATAGAGGTGCTTCAGAACAAGCACGGTGTGCTGATCATGGAGCATCTGGCAGTGGTAGCTGATACCGTACAAAAGATTTTGGATGTGGAAATGACATGGAAGATCAATGAAGACGGGAAAATAGAGGCGGTTATAGAGGCCGTAAAAGATAAAGAATTCCCGGATCTGCCAAGGTTTGGAATTCGAATGTTTTT
Proteins encoded:
- a CDS encoding DUF896 domain-containing protein → MTMEEKIARINELYHKSKETGLTEEEKEEQGRLRWDYINSIKAGIGAHLDNMSIKYPDGTIKKVKKTNIIQDK
- a CDS encoding helix-turn-helix transcriptional regulator, which codes for MYINSGYHNHSLIDFKDKSRPLIVGSCGTYRLSSHPKLPTYRPKGRLDFQIIYIAAGRAHFHFDNADDDTIVTAGNIVLYRPKEFQKYEYYGIDKTEVYWVHFTGSDVNNILRNYGFPNDQHIFHIGTSLEYERIFKRIILELQRCQDDYEEMLTLLLRHLLIIFHRELTRKHVLKNEYLDHEMDTAASYFDENYNRDINIEEYAISRGMSVSWFIRNFKKFTGTTPMQFITSIRITNSQMLLETTNYAVNEIARIVGYDNPLYFSRLFHKQKGCSPSEYRKLLK
- a CDS encoding glycoside hydrolase family 2 TIM barrel-domain containing protein, with translation MLVPRFYEDLNVLHDKTMPARTYYIPASVRMNDLVEHRERSDRFLLLNGEWKFQYYNSIYDVTESFYEKGYDVSGFDQVTVPGVWQMDGYDTHQYTNIRYPFPFDPPYVPQDIPCGAYVHNFEYHREKKASKAFLNFEGVDSCFYVWVNGAYAGYSQVPHATSEFDVTDLLNEGENTLAVLVLKWCDGSYLEDQDKFRMSGIFRDVYLLKRPEKTIRDYYITTDVEKDSVVVKLDMHFAEPVETKVTIEDKYGAVVARGETAENGVLELTVLNPVLWNAENPYLYQVILTMPDEVIVDQIGFRTIEIKDKVVYFNGEKIKFRGVNRHDSDPETGFVINVQQIKKDLILMKQHNFNAIRSSHYPNAPYFYQMCDKYGFMVIDEADIEAHGPFMLYRKDDTDRNRFYHWNEKIADDPAWEKAIVDRVQLMVQRDKNRPSIVMWSMGNESAYGCNFEKALAWTKKFDPDRITQYESARYRNYDITYDYDNLDLYSRMYPPLQEIEDYLKNDGSKPFLLVEYCHSMGNGPGDFEDYFQMIHKDDRMCGGFVWEWCDHAIAHGTAENGKTRYYYGGDHGETIHDGNFCVDGLVYPDRTPHTGLLEYKNVYRPVRIVSYDQENGQMVLHNYMDFDDLKDYVDIFYEMTQDGLTVEKGKLANVVASPHSDAKVEFKLQVPNTGKIYLKLIYRLKKEMPLLEHGYELGFDEIKLANEDDRNRQAVKWLEQEKVIGTIAVKENDKQIVLQAKDFTYVLDKRTGLFENMQFAGRSYINHPMELNIWRAPTDNDMYIKLEWKKAHYDAAYTRAYRIEVLQNKHGVLIMEHLAVVADTVQKILDVEMTWKINEDGKIEAVIEAVKDKEFPDLPRFGIRMFLNKKMDEITYFGMGPQESYRDKHQASCHGLFRSKVAQMHEDYIRPQENGSHYDCDYVELTNGQCGIVAVSKNPFSFNASVYTQEELERVSHNYELKESDSTVFCMDYAMNGIGSNSCGPDIMDKYRFDEESFQFQFELIPFVKG